The following coding sequences lie in one Nerophis lumbriciformis linkage group LG02, RoL_Nlum_v2.1, whole genome shotgun sequence genomic window:
- the LOC133610135 gene encoding elongation factor 1-alpha 1 produces MGKEKVHINIVVIGHVDSGKSTTTGHLIYKCGGIDKRTIEKFEKEAAEMGKGSFKYAWVLDKLKAERERGITIDISLWKFETSKYYVTIIDAPGHRDFIKNMITGTSQADCAVLIVAAGVGEFEAGISKNGQTREHALLAYTLGVKQLIVGINKMDSTEPNYSQKRYEEIVKEVSTYIKKIGYNPDTVPFVPISGWNGDNMLDASPNMQWFKGWKINRKDGNASGTTLLEALDAIQPPTRPTDKPLRLPLQDVYKIGGIGTVPVGRVETGILKPGMVVTFAPVNITTEVKSVEMHHEALSEALPGDNVGFNVKNVSVKDIRRGNVAGDSKNDPPQEAASFTAQVIILNHPGQISAGYAPVLDCHTAHIACKFAELKEKIDRRSGKKLEDNPKSLKSGDAAIVDMTPGKPMCVESFSEYPPLGRFAVRDMRQTVAVGVIKGVEKKASTTGKITKSAQKAQRNK; encoded by the exons ATGGGGAAGGAGAAAGTCCACATCAACATCGTCGTGATCGGCCACGTGGACTCGGGGAAGTCCACTACCACGGGCCACCTCATCTACAAGTGCGGCGGCATCGACAAAAGGACCATAGAGAAGTTCGAAAAGGAAGCTGCTGAG ATGGGGAAAGGCTCGTTTAAGTACGCCTGGGTGCTGGACAAGTTAAAGGCAGAGAGGGAGCGTGGCATCACCATCGACATCTCTCTGTGGAAGTTTGAGACCTCCAAGTATTATGTGACCATCATCGACGCCCCGGGCCACAGGGACTTCATCAAGAACATGATCACCGGGACCTCTCAG GCCGACTGCGCCGTGCTCATTGTGGCCGCCGGCGTCGGGGAATTTGAGGCCGGTATTTCCAAGAATGGGCAGACCCGTGAGCACGCCCTGCTGGCCTACACTCTGGGTGTCAAGCAGCTCATTGTGGGCATCAACAAGATGGACTCCACCGAGCCAAACTACAGCCAGAAGCGCTACGAGGAAATTGTGAAGGAAGTTAGCACTTACATCAAGAAGATCGGCTACAACCCAGACACCGTTCCATTCGTGCCCATTTCTGGATGGAACGGCGACAACATGCTGGACGCCAGCCCTAAT ATGCAATGGTTTAAGGGGTGGAAGATCAACAGGAAGGATGGCAATGCATCGGGGACCACACTGCTGGAAGCTTTGGACGCCATTCAACCACCCACCCGTCCAACAGACAAACCTCTCCGTCTGCCTCTTCAGGATGTCTACAAGATCGGAG GTATTGGAACCGTGCCTGTCGGCCGCGTGGAAACAGGCATCCTTAAGCCTGGCAtggtggtgaccttcgccccggtCAACATAACAACCGAGGTGAAGTCAGTGGAGATGCACCACGAGGCGCTGTCCGAGGCCCTACCCGGCGACAATGTGGGCTTCAACGTCAAAAACGTGTCCGTCAAGGACATCCGCCGAGGAAACGTGGCTGGTGACAGCAAGAATGATCCGCCGCAGGAAGCTGCCAGCTTCACTGCTCAG GTTATCATCCTGAACCACCCCGGCCAGATCAGTGCCGGCTATGCTCCTGTGTTGGACTGTCACACGGCTCACATCGCCTGCAAGTTCGCCGAGCTCAAGGAGAAGATCGACCGCCGCTCCGGCAAGAAACTGGAAGACAACCCCAAATCCCTGAAGTCCGGAGATGCTGCAATTGTAGACATGACTCCCGGCAAGCCCATGTGTGTCGAGAGCTTCTCTGAGTATCCTCCACTGG